TTAGTCTAAAATTTTGATTTTCTTCTGCTAACTCTTTTAGCTCATTTAAATTTTTCTCACTTTGCTTTAAAAGTTCATCAAATTTAAAACCAAGCATGATCAGACGATAAAGCTCTGGCTTATTTTTTCTCCAATTATAAAGAGTTTTTGTATCAATTTTTAAAATTCCTGCAATATCTCTTTTTGATAGATTATTTCCCATTTTTTGCCTTTTTATGGGAATTGTTTGCAAAACGCACTTACTTATCAACTAAGGAATAATTTCTTATATATATTATTATTTAAGAAATAATTACTTAAATTTAAAAATTATTAAGCTTTGTTGATATAACATTTTGAAATTATTTTTAAAGGAGTAAAAAATGGCTTACAAATTTGATTCAGATTTGGAGTTTTTAAAACAGCTTAATAGCAACGAACTAAATGATCTCGTTGATATTATAAAAGGCAAAGAAGGTGATGAAAGGATTACGCAAGATCTTACAAGCAATGATTTGTTTAAAAGATTTTATCCAGACCACAAAGAATATATAGAGCTTATTATGGGCGAACTTCAATGTTTTGGTGGTAATAGCTTTGTGAATGTATTTAGAGGTGGCGGGGTTCAATATAAAGAAATTTTATGCGATGTTTGTGACAAACTTAAAGTTAATTACTCTAAGGCTCAAAACACACAAATGATAGAGCAAAATATGTTTATGAAAATTCTATCTGATAGCTTGGAGAAAATGAATGAAGAGGAGCTGAAACAAGTGGCAAACGAATTTGGGTTAAATACCACCGATTTTAAACCACAAGCGATAACGGCTGCTATGCAGGCAAGCATTTTGGTTAGCGGTTTTGCTATGTATAAAATTGCTCTCATTATTGCAAATACTATTGCTAAAATGTTATTAGGCAGAGGTCTTAGTCTTGCAGTAAATGCGTCCCTTGTAAGAACAATAGGAGCTTTTGCTGGTCCAATAGGTTGGGTTATAACAGGTCTTTGGACGTTAGCTGATGTGGCAGGTCCTGCTTATAGGGTTACTATACCAGCAGTAATTCAAGTAGCTTTCTTGAGGCAATACTCGATAAATAAACAAAATAATTCAGAAAATAACTAATCCAAAAGTGCTCTCAAAAGAATTTATCTTTTGAGAGCTTAAATTTATAG
Above is a window of Campylobacter concisus DNA encoding:
- a CDS encoding transcriptional regulator — encoded protein: MGNNLSKRDIAGILKIDTKTLYNWRKNKPELYRLIMLGFKFDELLKQSEKNLNELKELAEENQNFRLK
- a CDS encoding DUF3944 domain-containing protein, translating into MAYKFDSDLEFLKQLNSNELNDLVDIIKGKEGDERITQDLTSNDLFKRFYPDHKEYIELIMGELQCFGGNSFVNVFRGGGVQYKEILCDVCDKLKVNYSKAQNTQMIEQNMFMKILSDSLEKMNEEELKQVANEFGLNTTDFKPQAITAAMQASILVSGFAMYKIALIIANTIAKMLLGRGLSLAVNASLVRTIGAFAGPIGWVITGLWTLADVAGPAYRVTIPAVIQVAFLRQYSINKQNNSENN